The Bifidobacterium asteroides genomic interval CCTGCCTATGATGATCGGAGCGTTATCCAGCATAACGGCGCCGTAATTGATTAGCGTCTGACTGCCGATCCGTATGTTGCAACCGACTTCGCATCTGAAGTCCGGATTGATGACGACATCCTGTCCCACCTGGCCCAGAAGATCTTCCAGAATTCGTCGCCGTTCCTGCTTCTGCCCAGGGCCGGTCCTGTTGTACTCCAGGAAGAGGTTCTCGGCCCGTTCCCTTTGGCGATCGATGTCGGGATGGGTGTCTTGATAGACCTGACCGGATACCATCCGCTCCCATTCGATTCGGCCGGTCCGGCTCATTCCCGCCGTCACGTCGTCAGTCATGGGCACCGCCTTCCAGGATAACGGGATGAGTCAGCGGTCGGTGATCTGGGAGCCCAGCACCTTCTCGCTCAGGGCCCGGGGTCCCCGAGTCACGGCCACGGCGCCCGACCTGACCAGCTCGATGATGCCGAAGGGCCGCAGCAACCGCAGCAGGGCTTCCAACTTGCCTTCGGCCCCGGTGGCTTCGATGGTCAAGGACTCGGGGTGGACGTCGACCACGCGCACACGGAAGAGTTTGACGATCTCCAGCACATCGGAGCGGTTGCGTTCGTTGGCTTTGACCTTGATCATGACCAGTTCGCGTTCCACGGCTTCGTCGCCCTTGAGTTCGACGATTTTGAGCACATGCAGCAGCTTGTTGAGCTGCTTGATGATCTGTTCCAGAGGGACGGCTTCCACATCTGCTGTGACCGTGATCCGGGAGATGTCGTCTCGCTCAGTGGACGAGACGGACAGGGAGTTGATGTTGAAGGCGCGCCGGGCGAACAGGCCGGCCACCCTGGCCAGGACGCCGGGGCGGTTCTCGACCAGGACGGAAAGGGTGTGCCGTTCGGAGCCGGGCTTGGATGCTGGATAATTGGCCATGTGGTGCCCCTTTCCTACTTGTTCATGCGACCGGCGGCGTCGCTGGCCATGGCTGCCCGATCGGCTCCGGTCTGCTCATGCGGCTCGGGCTGCTCCTGCTCAGGACGGATGCCGGCCAGGGGCTGCACGCCCGGCTTGTAGATGATGGTGTCATTGGAGGCGCCTGCCGGGACCATGGGCCATACCATGGCATCCTTCCAGACGCGGAAGTCGATCAGGACCGGTCGGTCGGTCACTGCGTTGGCCTTATCGATGGCCTCCAGGGCCTGTTCCTGGGTAAAGGCCCGCAGTCCCAGGCAGCCATAGGCCTCGGCCAGTTTGACGAAGTCGGGGATGCCGTTGCCGTCTGTGGGCTTGGCGCCGCCGTCCTCCAGGTTGGTCTGGGAGTAGTGG includes:
- the ilvN gene encoding acetolactate synthase small subunit produces the protein MANYPASKPGSERHTLSVLVENRPGVLARVAGLFARRAFNINSLSVSSTERDDISRITVTADVEAVPLEQIIKQLNKLLHVLKIVELKGDEAVERELVMIKVKANERNRSDVLEIVKLFRVRVVDVHPESLTIEATGAEGKLEALLRLLRPFGIIELVRSGAVAVTRGPRALSEKVLGSQITDR
- a CDS encoding sugar O-acetyltransferase translates to MTDDVTAGMSRTGRIEWERMVSGQVYQDTHPDIDRQRERAENLFLEYNRTGPGQKQERRRILEDLLGQVGQDVVINPDFRCEVGCNIRIGSQTLINYGAVMLDNAPIIIGRNVWIGPGAGLFCTNHALDYEERKAGACQARPIEICQGAWLGGHVVVLGGVRIGRGAVIGAGSVVTHDIPDQVVAVGNPCTVLRPITDADRTGYIDRIRQRDQENSQDQ